The Lysobacter capsici genome has a segment encoding these proteins:
- a CDS encoding serine hydrolase domain-containing protein yields the protein MKLSRLKSFAGALLLVAAIGAPHAQPAPLSPAPPAAAMPAVAPAAAASQRLNTQELAAYVDGVVESYQRRFGIAGVTVAVVDAQGPLLLRGYGIASQDPPHPVSADRTLFRIGSVSKTFTYLETLKLIDAGKLKLDAPVNDYLPADLKLPDDGYKPVLLRHLLTHTAGYEDSAFGHLFAKDPKQAPSLHDYLQKHRPARVREAGTRAVYSNYSVALLGEVLSQVSGVPFEALIERDLFAPMGMSRTTFREPLGAGDPRDSGAAFKGLWSTGHQRSAGGFEPNGFEYIAQVGPAGAVSSNAADMSRYLRMLLNRGELDGRRIVSAEAFAKLEGAPLFRNAPDATGLAYGFFRRQYGQVHGLEHGGATLYFHSNLLAVPELGFGVFVSTNTDTGARLAAELPALLLQHYFERARPTALPKPAKDAATALAPYVGKYLSERRNHRQFEKLLTASNGDVGATKDGYLTLSAGGETSRWVQEKADVFRAVEGPGRLVFLRDKGAIVGFVSPYGHDVLARAGVFDTANALYGLLALSVLASLGVLTGAWLRRRASPKHPSSPAHRGARWLTITAIAWLLFVIAFGVSVAQIVSAGNEAIYSYPTGLLRLAVWLGLLPLLLSLLDAALLWPVWRSKDFGVWRKLRHTLVVAIFLLTAYAMWRWNVIGWKL from the coding sequence ATGAAGTTGTCGCGTCTGAAATCCTTCGCCGGCGCGCTGTTGCTGGTCGCCGCCATCGGCGCCCCGCATGCGCAACCGGCGCCGTTGTCGCCGGCGCCGCCCGCGGCCGCCATGCCCGCGGTCGCGCCCGCTGCTGCCGCGTCCCAGCGACTCAACACCCAGGAGCTGGCGGCCTATGTCGACGGCGTGGTCGAGTCCTATCAGCGCCGCTTCGGCATCGCTGGCGTCACCGTGGCGGTGGTCGATGCGCAAGGGCCGCTGCTGCTGCGCGGTTATGGCATCGCCTCGCAGGACCCGCCGCACCCGGTGAGCGCCGATCGCACTCTGTTCCGGATCGGCTCGGTGTCCAAGACCTTCACCTATCTGGAAACGCTGAAACTGATCGACGCCGGCAAGCTCAAGCTCGACGCGCCGGTCAACGATTACCTGCCGGCCGATCTGAAACTGCCCGACGACGGCTACAAGCCGGTGCTGCTGCGCCATCTGCTCACCCACACCGCCGGTTACGAAGACTCGGCCTTCGGCCATCTGTTCGCCAAGGACCCGAAGCAGGCGCCGAGCCTGCACGACTATCTGCAAAAGCATCGTCCCGCGCGCGTGCGCGAGGCCGGCACCCGCGCGGTCTATTCCAACTACAGCGTCGCCCTGCTCGGCGAAGTGCTGTCGCAGGTCAGCGGCGTGCCGTTCGAAGCGCTGATCGAACGCGACCTGTTCGCGCCGATGGGCATGAGCCGCACCACCTTCCGCGAACCGCTCGGCGCGGGCGATCCGCGCGATTCGGGCGCCGCGTTCAAGGGCCTGTGGTCGACCGGGCATCAGCGCAGCGCGGGCGGGTTCGAGCCCAACGGCTTCGAGTACATCGCCCAGGTCGGACCGGCCGGCGCGGTGTCGAGCAATGCCGCCGACATGAGCCGTTATCTGCGCATGCTGCTCAATCGCGGCGAACTCGACGGGCGCCGCATCGTGTCGGCCGAGGCCTTCGCCAAGCTGGAAGGCGCGCCGCTGTTTCGCAACGCGCCCGACGCGACCGGTCTGGCCTACGGTTTCTTCCGTCGTCAGTACGGCCAGGTGCATGGCCTGGAACATGGCGGCGCGACCTTGTACTTCCATTCCAATCTGCTCGCCGTGCCCGAACTGGGCTTCGGCGTGTTCGTGTCGACCAACACCGACACCGGCGCGCGTCTGGCCGCGGAATTGCCGGCGCTGTTGCTGCAGCACTATTTCGAACGCGCCCGCCCGACCGCGCTGCCCAAGCCGGCGAAAGACGCGGCGACGGCGCTCGCGCCCTATGTGGGCAAGTACCTGAGCGAGCGCCGCAACCATCGCCAGTTCGAGAAACTGCTGACCGCGTCCAACGGCGACGTCGGCGCAACCAAGGACGGCTATCTGACCTTGAGCGCCGGTGGCGAGACTTCGCGCTGGGTGCAGGAAAAGGCCGACGTGTTCCGCGCGGTCGAAGGCCCGGGGCGGCTGGTGTTCCTGCGCGACAAGGGCGCGATCGTCGGCTTCGTGTCGCCGTACGGCCACGATGTGCTGGCGCGCGCCGGGGTGTTCGATACGGCGAATGCGCTGTACGGCTTGCTGGCGCTGAGCGTGCTGGCCTCGCTCGGCGTGCTGACCGGCGCCTGGCTGCGGCGGCGCGCATCGCCCAAGCATCCGTCTTCGCCGGCGCATCGCGGCGCGCGTTGGCTGACGATCACCGCGATCGCGTGGTTGTTGTTCGTTATCGCATTCGGCGTGTCGGTCGCGCAGATCGTCTCGGCCGGCAACGAGGCGATCTATAGCTATCCGACCGGCCTGCTGCGTCTGGCCGTGTGGCTGGGTTTGCTGCCGCTGCTGCTGAGCCTGCTCGATGCCGCGCTGCTGTGGCCGGTGTGGCGGTCGAAGGATTTCGGCGTGTGGCGCAAGCTGCGCCATACCCTGGTGGTGGCGATCTTCCTGCTGACCGCGTATGCGATGTGGAGGTGGAATGTGATCGGCTGGAAGTTGTAA
- a CDS encoding DUF2252 domain-containing protein, whose translation MPTPRIALLALTLAACAVAGNADAASARDSWVVAQIRDYNHPYAASASGELDTKLATMARSAYDFYRGSDPIFFQDMATRPASAYATAQTGATWIGGDTHLGNFDAARDSSGKAVFKVADFDEGYLGQYVWDLRRLAASMVLAGRDNGLSDADIGAAIDSMVGAYLDQMAQFKGSNGEASFRLDKDTTTGVVDDTIDKADGKTRANMLAKYTALSGGARRFQNLSDLIAVPAATYSDVTAAMPAYVGSIAASKRYPSGYYTVKDVHRKLGSGVGSLGKLRYYVLIEGATSSSSDDVILELKQQAVSAVATAAPGRLPSSAYESHQGMRVARTAKAQVINAEVLIGHASIAGLPFYVHEKSPFQEDFDVAKLDSAGKFDTAAQYVGQALASAHALADQDYDATVVGYSIDKQVTEAVTSRSGLKSELRAFAFDYAAQTQLDWQAFVDAYEAGTPLY comes from the coding sequence ATGCCGACACCCCGCATCGCCTTGCTCGCCCTCACCCTGGCCGCCTGCGCCGTCGCCGGCAACGCCGACGCGGCCAGCGCGCGCGACAGCTGGGTGGTCGCGCAGATCCGCGACTACAACCATCCGTATGCGGCCAGCGCGAGCGGCGAACTCGATACCAAGCTGGCGACGATGGCGCGCAGCGCCTACGACTTCTACCGCGGCAGCGATCCCATCTTCTTCCAGGACATGGCGACGCGTCCGGCCTCGGCCTATGCCACCGCGCAGACCGGCGCCACCTGGATCGGCGGCGACACCCACCTGGGCAACTTCGACGCCGCGCGAGACAGCAGCGGCAAGGCCGTGTTCAAGGTCGCCGATTTCGACGAAGGCTACCTCGGCCAGTACGTGTGGGATCTGCGCCGGCTCGCCGCCAGCATGGTCCTCGCCGGCCGCGACAACGGCCTGAGCGACGCCGACATCGGCGCCGCCATCGACAGCATGGTCGGCGCCTATCTCGACCAGATGGCGCAGTTCAAGGGCAGCAACGGCGAAGCCAGTTTCCGCCTGGACAAGGACACCACCACCGGCGTAGTCGACGACACCATCGACAAGGCCGACGGCAAGACCCGCGCGAATATGTTGGCGAAATACACCGCGCTCAGCGGCGGCGCGCGGCGCTTCCAGAACCTGTCGGACCTGATCGCGGTGCCGGCGGCGACCTACAGCGACGTGACCGCGGCGATGCCCGCCTACGTCGGTTCGATTGCCGCGTCCAAGCGCTACCCGAGCGGCTATTACACGGTGAAGGACGTGCATCGCAAACTCGGTTCGGGCGTCGGCAGCCTCGGCAAGCTGCGTTACTACGTGCTGATCGAGGGCGCGACCTCGTCGAGCTCGGACGATGTGATCCTCGAACTCAAGCAGCAGGCCGTCAGCGCGGTGGCGACCGCCGCGCCCGGGCGCCTGCCGTCGTCGGCGTACGAAAGCCATCAAGGCATGCGGGTGGCGCGCACGGCCAAGGCCCAGGTCATCAATGCCGAGGTATTGATCGGCCATGCCAGCATCGCCGGCCTGCCGTTCTACGTGCACGAGAAGTCGCCGTTCCAGGAAGACTTCGATGTCGCCAAACTCGACAGCGCGGGCAAGTTCGACACCGCCGCGCAGTATGTCGGCCAAGCTCTGGCGAGCGCGCATGCCTTGGCCGATCAGGACTACGATGCCACCGTGGTCGGCTACAGCATCGACAAGCAGGTCACCGAGGCGGTGACGAGCC